One genomic window of Candidatus Pseudobacter hemicellulosilyticus includes the following:
- a CDS encoding ammonium transporter has protein sequence MKRLTLKQVLPFLILMVVAVGAIFIDAVPDFVDDKGAYNPADIAWVMVAAALVFLMTPGLAFFYGGMVHRKNVISTMIKSVAAAGVVSVLWVVVGYSLAFGDSQGGWIGSPFTHWFFKGVASGEPVGTIPRSLFAVFQLMFAIITPGLVVGAVAERIRFSSYILFIALFSLLVYAPLAHWTWHADGFLYKMGVLDFAGGTVVHISAGCAALAGALVLKRRKVHMENKEIPPANIPYVLIGTGLLWFGWFGFNAGSALAANSLAVSAFFVTNVAAASAGLSWMFFDVIRGKKPSVLGFCIGAVVGLVAITPAAGFVAIPQSITVGVVAALVSNIAIYFKQKSSLDDTLDVFPCHGLGGIVGMLLTGVFATKAVNPAGADGLWLGNAGFLWTQFKGMIIAVGFSFAASYILFRFINFILPMRVTSEEEEIGLDATQHNEKYLQGTLLVHSNGAMKGEEKLIETTEH, from the coding sequence ATGAAAAGGCTCACTCTTAAGCAGGTACTGCCGTTCCTGATCCTGATGGTGGTGGCTGTTGGTGCGATCTTTATTGACGCTGTCCCTGATTTTGTGGATGACAAAGGCGCTTATAACCCGGCTGATATTGCCTGGGTTATGGTGGCTGCTGCTTTAGTGTTCCTGATGACCCCTGGTCTGGCATTCTTCTATGGCGGTATGGTGCATCGCAAGAATGTGATCTCCACCATGATCAAAAGTGTGGCCGCCGCCGGGGTGGTCAGTGTTCTGTGGGTAGTAGTTGGTTACAGCCTGGCCTTTGGTGATTCCCAGGGCGGCTGGATCGGTAGCCCGTTTACGCACTGGTTCTTCAAAGGGGTAGCTTCCGGTGAGCCTGTGGGTACTATTCCCCGTTCCCTCTTTGCCGTTTTCCAGCTGATGTTTGCCATCATTACCCCTGGTCTGGTGGTAGGCGCTGTAGCTGAACGGATCCGTTTCTCCTCCTACATTCTCTTCATTGCCCTGTTCAGCCTGCTGGTGTATGCACCGCTGGCCCATTGGACCTGGCATGCTGACGGTTTCCTGTACAAAATGGGCGTACTTGACTTTGCCGGTGGTACCGTTGTACACATTTCTGCCGGTTGCGCGGCCCTGGCCGGCGCACTGGTGCTGAAACGCCGTAAAGTACACATGGAAAACAAGGAAATTCCTCCTGCCAACATCCCTTATGTACTGATTGGTACCGGTTTGCTGTGGTTCGGCTGGTTCGGTTTCAATGCCGGTTCCGCCCTGGCCGCTAACAGCCTGGCTGTATCTGCTTTCTTTGTAACCAACGTAGCAGCTGCTTCTGCCGGTCTGAGCTGGATGTTCTTTGATGTCATCCGCGGTAAAAAGCCTTCTGTACTGGGATTCTGTATCGGCGCCGTAGTAGGCCTGGTGGCTATTACGCCTGCTGCAGGTTTTGTAGCTATTCCCCAAAGTATTACTGTAGGTGTGGTGGCCGCTCTGGTTTCCAACATCGCTATCTATTTCAAACAGAAATCCAGCCTGGATGATACGCTCGACGTATTCCCCTGTCACGGCCTGGGTGGTATAGTAGGTATGCTCCTGACTGGCGTATTTGCTACCAAAGCCGTAAATCCTGCCGGTGCTGATGGCCTCTGGCTGGGCAATGCCGGTTTTCTGTGGACACAATTCAAAGGAATGATCATTGCTGTAGGTTTCAGCTTCGCAGCTTCTTATATCCTCTTCAGATTCATCAATTTCATTCTTCCCATGCGCGTTACCTCCGAAGAAGAAGAGATTGGTCTGGATGCTACTCAGCACAACGAGAAATACCTTCAAGGTACCCTGCTGGTACACAGCAACGGTGCTATGAAAGGAGAAGAAAAGCTTATAGAAACTACCGAGCATTAA
- a CDS encoding porin, whose amino-acid sequence MACFSVASAQEAAPTEEKKSTTTISGNADVYYRYNFDKPQGGDAGYNNFTSFTNSHNSFRLGMASLKVEHTSGKVGVVADLGFGTRAEEFAYTDDGLLSAVKQLYVTYAPTDWLKFSAGTWGTHVGYEVLDPYLNRNYSMSYMFSNGPFGHTGLKAEVTKGKHSFMLGVANPTDYRIVPEGQINRKFLLAQYSLAASDAVKLFVNYVGGKAPDSSKSNQVDVVVTGQVSDKFSIGFNGTYTSTKLWDTDKKESGDAKAWWGSAVYLSVDPKPWFGLTLRGEYFNDDDALKPFAPIGIGGSIFASTLSANFKLDNFTVIPEFRLDNASEEIFLDKDLKGKKSTASFLLAVVYSF is encoded by the coding sequence ATGGCTTGCTTCTCCGTAGCGTCCGCTCAGGAAGCAGCCCCTACAGAAGAGAAAAAATCAACGACCACTATTTCTGGCAATGCTGATGTTTATTACAGATATAATTTCGATAAACCACAGGGTGGTGATGCCGGGTATAATAATTTTACCAGCTTCACTAACTCCCATAACTCTTTCCGGCTCGGTATGGCATCATTGAAAGTAGAACATACCAGCGGAAAAGTAGGCGTGGTGGCTGATCTGGGCTTTGGTACCAGGGCCGAGGAATTTGCCTATACAGATGATGGCCTGCTGTCCGCCGTGAAACAGCTCTATGTAACCTATGCGCCTACAGACTGGTTGAAATTCTCCGCCGGTACCTGGGGAACGCATGTAGGGTACGAAGTGCTGGATCCCTATCTCAACCGCAACTACAGCATGTCCTATATGTTCTCCAACGGACCATTCGGACATACTGGTCTTAAAGCGGAAGTGACCAAAGGCAAACACAGTTTCATGCTGGGTGTGGCTAATCCTACGGACTATCGAATTGTTCCTGAAGGTCAGATCAACCGCAAGTTCCTGCTGGCCCAGTACAGCCTGGCTGCCAGCGATGCGGTAAAACTTTTTGTGAACTATGTTGGCGGTAAGGCCCCGGATTCTTCCAAGTCTAACCAGGTGGATGTGGTAGTGACCGGCCAGGTGAGCGATAAGTTCAGCATTGGCTTCAACGGTACCTATACCAGCACCAAATTATGGGATACAGACAAAAAAGAAAGCGGCGATGCAAAAGCCTGGTGGGGCTCTGCTGTTTACCTGAGCGTTGATCCCAAACCCTGGTTCGGGCTCACATTGCGTGGTGAATATTTCAATGATGATGATGCGCTGAAACCTTTTGCCCCAATTGGCATTGGTGGGTCCATCTTTGCTTCCACCCTGTCCGCCAATTTCAAGCTGGATAACTTTACTGTTATTCCTGAATTCAGACTGGACAACGCCAGCGAAGAGATCTTCCTGGACAAAGACCTGAAAGGAAAGAAATCAACTGCCAGTTTCCTGCTGGCTGTGGTATACTCGTTCTAA
- a CDS encoding phosphoenolpyruvate carboxylase, which produces MDHQSSRGLQQFKNNVGIKFQLYNSLFTSLPFHRIEKTGILLSLLHNNCEEGYKHKRSPIQIIEEFFEKHTSYTRDQEKTDLLFRFIQFVERQVVLFDALEDASFREVHDTSGIGTLKHLEAEVMQEGAENALAQKLKDFSIRLVLTAHPTQFYPGSVLGIINDLARALAENNTSQINMYLQQLGKTPFFKKQKPTPYDEAVSLVWYLENIFYPAGGRIINFLRSQFPQAVPEDNPIITMGFWPGGDRDGNPHVTVDTTQKVADTLRGSIIKCYYTDVRRLKRRLTFKGVDTILADLEVKLYNNIFIPGHRTALTKESILEALTNIREILIYQHNGLFQHLVDSLINKVHVFGLHFASLDVRQDSSVHGQVLEAIAGTEKLLPKNYASLSEAEKIKVLTTLPTCNANPSLLEEGVMRDTLQTIAAIKDIQEYNGEVGCNRYIISQSNSALNIIEVFGLFSLCGWNKESLTIDIVPLFETIDDLRGAAGIMETLYTNPIYRAHLERRGRQQTIMLGFSDGTKDGGYLMANWSIYKAKEELTALSAQYDIDVVFFDGRGGPPARGGGKTHKFYASMGKNISNKEIQLTIQGQTVSSNFGTIDSAQFNIEQLLNAGISNDLFSTKETTLTPEEEQLLVELADESLKSYKELKDHPEFLNYLSQVSPLKFYSQTNIGSRPAKRGSGNKISLKELRAIPFVGSWSQLKQNVTGYYGVGTALQVMEQKGRLAELRQLYQNSLFFRTLMDNCEMAMKKCYFPLTEFLSQDAQYGEIWNKIYQEYELTQRTIFQLSGKTELMANYPVEQLSIQTRERVVLPLITIQQYAMAKIRQLEEAAAPAQHREIFEKLVIRSAFGIINAGRNSA; this is translated from the coding sequence ATGGACCACCAGTCGTCGAGGGGATTGCAGCAGTTCAAGAACAATGTTGGCATTAAGTTTCAGTTGTACAACAGCTTGTTTACTTCCCTTCCGTTCCACCGGATCGAAAAAACCGGCATCCTTTTATCTCTTTTACACAACAATTGCGAAGAAGGATACAAGCATAAGCGGAGCCCCATTCAGATCATTGAGGAGTTTTTCGAAAAACACACATCTTATACGCGCGACCAGGAGAAGACCGACCTCCTGTTCCGGTTCATCCAGTTCGTAGAGCGGCAGGTAGTGCTGTTTGACGCCCTGGAGGATGCCAGCTTCCGGGAAGTACATGATACCAGCGGTATCGGTACCCTGAAGCACCTGGAAGCCGAAGTCATGCAGGAAGGCGCCGAGAACGCCCTGGCCCAGAAGCTGAAGGATTTCAGCATCCGCCTGGTACTCACCGCCCACCCTACCCAGTTTTACCCCGGCTCCGTACTCGGTATCATCAATGACCTGGCCAGGGCCCTGGCTGAGAACAATACCAGCCAGATCAATATGTACCTCCAGCAGCTGGGCAAAACACCCTTTTTCAAGAAGCAGAAGCCCACTCCCTATGACGAGGCCGTCAGCCTGGTCTGGTACCTGGAGAACATTTTTTACCCCGCAGGAGGCCGGATCATCAATTTCCTGCGCTCCCAGTTCCCGCAGGCGGTACCGGAGGACAATCCCATCATCACCATGGGCTTCTGGCCCGGGGGCGACAGGGACGGTAACCCGCACGTAACGGTGGATACCACCCAGAAAGTGGCCGATACCCTGCGCGGCAGTATCATTAAATGTTACTATACCGATGTCAGACGCCTGAAACGGAGGCTGACCTTCAAAGGCGTAGACACCATTCTGGCCGACCTGGAAGTTAAACTCTACAACAATATTTTTATCCCCGGCCACCGGACAGCCCTCACCAAGGAATCCATCCTGGAGGCGCTGACCAATATCCGGGAGATCCTGATCTACCAGCACAATGGCCTGTTCCAGCACCTGGTAGACAGCCTCATCAATAAAGTGCATGTATTTGGCCTGCACTTTGCCTCCCTGGACGTACGGCAGGACAGTTCCGTTCACGGACAGGTACTGGAAGCTATTGCCGGCACAGAAAAACTGCTGCCGAAAAACTACGCCAGCCTCTCCGAAGCGGAAAAGATCAAGGTCCTCACTACCCTGCCCACCTGCAATGCCAACCCCAGCCTGCTGGAGGAAGGCGTCATGCGCGATACGCTGCAAACCATTGCCGCTATCAAAGACATCCAGGAATATAATGGCGAAGTAGGTTGCAACCGCTATATCATCAGCCAGAGCAACAGCGCACTTAACATCATTGAAGTGTTTGGCCTGTTCTCCCTCTGCGGCTGGAACAAGGAATCACTCACTATTGATATTGTACCGCTGTTTGAAACCATCGATGACCTCCGCGGCGCGGCCGGTATCATGGAAACACTGTACACCAATCCCATCTACCGCGCCCACCTGGAACGCCGGGGCAGGCAGCAAACCATTATGCTGGGCTTCTCTGACGGCACCAAGGATGGTGGTTACCTGATGGCCAACTGGAGTATCTACAAAGCCAAGGAAGAGCTGACCGCCCTTTCCGCCCAATACGATATTGACGTGGTCTTCTTTGATGGCCGTGGTGGTCCCCCCGCACGCGGTGGTGGCAAAACCCATAAGTTCTATGCTTCCATGGGTAAGAACATTTCCAATAAGGAGATCCAGCTCACTATCCAGGGACAGACCGTCAGCTCCAATTTCGGCACCATTGATTCAGCCCAGTTCAATATTGAACAGTTGCTGAATGCCGGTATCTCCAACGACCTCTTCTCCACTAAGGAAACCACCCTGACGCCGGAAGAAGAGCAGTTGCTGGTGGAACTGGCCGATGAAAGCCTGAAATCCTACAAGGAACTGAAGGATCACCCGGAATTCCTGAACTATCTTTCTCAGGTAAGTCCCCTGAAATTCTATAGCCAGACCAATATCGGCAGCCGCCCTGCCAAACGCGGCAGCGGAAACAAGATCTCGCTGAAAGAACTGCGCGCCATTCCTTTTGTAGGCTCGTGGAGCCAGCTGAAACAGAATGTGACCGGCTACTATGGCGTGGGCACCGCCCTGCAGGTAATGGAACAGAAGGGCAGGCTGGCTGAGCTGAGACAGCTGTACCAGAACTCCCTGTTCTTCCGTACGCTGATGGATAACTGTGAGATGGCGATGAAGAAATGTTACTTCCCGCTGACAGAATTCCTGTCACAGGATGCACAGTACGGTGAAATCTGGAACAAGATCTACCAGGAATATGAGCTGACCCAGCGCACCATCTTCCAGCTCTCCGGTAAGACTGAACTGATGGCCAACTACCCTGTTGAGCAGTTGAGTATCCAGACCAGGGAAAGAGTGGTATTACCGCTGATCACCATCCAGCAGTATGCCATGGCCAAGATCCGCCAGCTGGAAGAAGCCGCCGCTCCTGCACAACACCGGGAGATCTTCGAAAAACTGGTGATCCGCAGCGCCTTCGGCATTATCAATGCCGGCCGGAACTCCGCATAA
- a CDS encoding glutamate synthase subunit beta translates to MAKPTGFLEFTRELPGKKPVEDRLKHYNEFVERFSEQKLNEQSARCMNCGVPFCHNGCPLGNVIPEFNDAVYRKSWKEAYEILTSTNNFPEFTGRICPAPCESACVLGINQPPIAIEEIEKHIIEIAFDKGFVQPRKPNMRSGKKVAVVGSGPAGLAAAAQLNYAGHSVTVFERDDVPGGLLRYGIPDFKLEKNIIDRRVGILEEEGIVFKCNANVGVNISINDLLREYHAIVLAGGSTVPRGLDIPGKELDGVHFAMQFLKQQNKRNAGKDPLANAAIESNIFSKDLLATGKNVVVIGGGDTGSDCVGTSNRQGADSITQFELLPMPPASRTAFMPWPTYPMTLKTSTSHEEGVERKWSVATKAFLGDEQGKLRALRIVDLEWKITEEGRPAQFVEVPGSEREIPCELALLAMGFLHPQHQGMLGELGVELDERGNVKATERDYQTSIQKLFTAGDMRRGQSLVVWAISEGRECARKVDEFLMGVSLLETRDQNLVVAAMQAV, encoded by the coding sequence ATGGCAAAACCTACCGGTTTTTTAGAGTTCACCAGAGAGTTGCCCGGCAAAAAGCCCGTGGAAGATCGACTGAAACATTACAATGAATTTGTAGAGCGTTTCAGCGAACAGAAGCTCAATGAGCAGTCGGCCCGCTGCATGAACTGCGGCGTTCCTTTCTGTCACAATGGTTGCCCCCTGGGCAATGTGATCCCTGAATTCAATGATGCTGTTTACCGCAAGAGCTGGAAAGAGGCGTATGAGATCCTGACCTCAACCAATAATTTCCCTGAGTTCACCGGCAGGATCTGCCCGGCTCCCTGTGAGTCCGCCTGTGTGCTGGGTATCAACCAGCCGCCGATTGCCATTGAGGAAATTGAAAAACATATTATCGAGATCGCTTTTGATAAAGGATTTGTGCAACCGCGCAAACCCAATATGCGCAGTGGCAAAAAAGTGGCGGTAGTGGGTTCCGGTCCGGCAGGGCTGGCGGCAGCCGCCCAGCTGAACTATGCCGGTCATAGTGTTACCGTGTTTGAGCGCGATGATGTGCCCGGCGGGCTGCTGCGTTACGGTATCCCAGATTTCAAGCTGGAAAAAAATATCATTGACCGCAGGGTGGGCATCCTGGAAGAAGAAGGGATCGTTTTTAAATGCAACGCCAATGTGGGCGTGAACATATCCATCAACGATCTGCTCCGGGAGTACCACGCTATTGTGCTGGCGGGTGGTTCCACTGTTCCCCGGGGACTGGATATTCCGGGAAAAGAGCTGGATGGCGTTCATTTTGCCATGCAGTTCCTGAAACAACAGAATAAACGCAATGCCGGCAAAGACCCCCTGGCCAATGCCGCCATTGAAAGCAATATTTTCAGCAAAGACCTGCTGGCCACCGGTAAGAACGTGGTGGTGATTGGTGGGGGAGATACCGGGAGCGACTGCGTAGGTACTTCCAACCGCCAGGGCGCTGACAGCATTACCCAGTTTGAACTGCTGCCCATGCCGCCTGCCAGCCGGACGGCTTTTATGCCCTGGCCTACCTACCCCATGACCCTGAAGACCTCCACTTCCCATGAGGAAGGGGTGGAAAGGAAATGGTCTGTGGCCACCAAGGCCTTCCTGGGTGATGAGCAGGGTAAACTGCGGGCGCTGCGGATTGTGGACCTGGAATGGAAGATCACGGAAGAGGGCCGGCCCGCCCAGTTTGTGGAAGTGCCGGGCAGCGAGCGGGAGATCCCCTGTGAGCTGGCCCTGCTGGCCATGGGTTTCCTCCATCCCCAGCACCAGGGCATGCTCGGTGAGCTGGGTGTGGAACTGGACGAACGGGGCAATGTGAAAGCGACCGAGCGGGATTACCAGACAAGTATCCAGAAGCTGTTTACAGCTGGTGATATGCGCCGGGGACAGAGCCTGGTGGTCTGGGCTATCAGTGAGGGAAGGGAGTGCGCCCGGAAAGTGGACGAGTTCCTGATGGGGGTATCCCTGCTGGAGACCAGGGATCAGAACCTGGTGGTAGCAGCTATGCAGGCTGTTTAG
- the thrA gene encoding bifunctional aspartate kinase/homoserine dehydrogenase I, whose protein sequence is MQVLKFGGTSVANADNINKVVAIVRQALEKDRTIVVVSALGGVTDQLLQCGALAAAGDEQYKEKLQQLEQRHLDAVKSLIPVARQSSLLSWVKQRCNEMEDICNGVFLLGELSARTRDRIVSFGELISSYIVTARFQEEEAVWKDSRELILTDSSYGYATVDMAATAEKMQLYFEAVPGRLFIVPGFIAADAKGLTTTLGRGGSDYTGALYAASLNAQVLEIWTDVSGMMTADPRLVPHAKALSHISYQEAMELSHFGAKVIYPPTIQPVMKKHIPVWIKNTFEPQAHGTLIETGAPKNGNNIRGITSINRIALLSLEGSGMVGIPGFSRRLFEALADEHINVILITQGSSEHSICVGIEEGLAASAKQVVDQAFEVELRAGKVDPLVVEKELAIVALVGDNMKSHPGVSGKLFGALGRNGVNVRAIAQGSSERNISAVIAAADVKKAINVLHEEFFETSYKQVNLFIAGTGNVGSKLLAQLQQQQLYLLENLRLQVRVVGIANSKKMLFQEEGIDLRNWKALLDAGEPSDLSRFIETIRSRNLRNSVFADVTANDSVAKCYDQLLSKSISVVACNKIACSASYAYYRKLKDLAREYNAAFLFETNVGAALPVIGTLNDLMRSGDKVTRIEAVLSGTLNFVFNNYNGQGKFADVVRQAQEEGYTEPDPRLDLSGTDVMRKIMILTRESGERLEMEDIANHSFMPASCMEGSVADFYEEMARQEAHFKAIYDEAAAAGKKLKFVASYDNGKAAVGLQQIDPQHNLYHLYGKDNVVLFYTTRYPEQPLVIKGAGAGAEVTASGVFADILRATH, encoded by the coding sequence ATGCAGGTCCTGAAATTTGGCGGTACATCTGTTGCCAATGCTGATAATATCAATAAAGTAGTAGCCATAGTCCGGCAGGCGCTGGAAAAAGACCGCACCATTGTAGTGGTCTCCGCGCTGGGCGGCGTTACTGATCAACTCCTTCAATGCGGCGCCCTGGCAGCTGCCGGCGATGAACAATACAAGGAAAAGCTCCAGCAACTGGAACAACGGCACCTGGACGCCGTGAAATCACTGATCCCCGTAGCCCGGCAAAGCAGCCTGCTCAGCTGGGTAAAACAACGCTGCAATGAAATGGAAGATATCTGCAATGGTGTTTTCCTGCTGGGTGAGCTGTCGGCACGTACCCGTGACCGTATTGTCAGCTTTGGCGAACTCATTTCCTCTTATATTGTAACAGCCCGCTTCCAGGAAGAAGAAGCAGTCTGGAAGGATTCCAGGGAACTGATCCTCACAGATTCCAGTTATGGCTATGCCACTGTGGATATGGCCGCCACTGCTGAAAAAATGCAGCTGTATTTTGAGGCCGTACCCGGCCGGCTCTTTATAGTGCCCGGTTTTATAGCAGCCGATGCCAAAGGGCTGACCACCACTCTGGGCCGCGGGGGCTCCGACTATACCGGCGCGCTCTATGCCGCTTCCCTGAATGCCCAGGTACTGGAGATCTGGACTGATGTCAGCGGTATGATGACCGCCGATCCACGGCTGGTGCCCCATGCCAAAGCCCTTTCCCATATCTCTTACCAGGAAGCGATGGAACTCTCGCATTTTGGCGCCAAAGTGATCTATCCCCCCACCATACAGCCGGTGATGAAAAAGCATATCCCCGTATGGATCAAAAATACTTTCGAGCCCCAGGCGCATGGCACCCTGATTGAGACCGGCGCACCTAAAAATGGTAATAATATCCGCGGCATCACCAGCATCAACCGGATCGCCCTGCTGAGCCTGGAAGGTAGCGGCATGGTAGGCATCCCCGGTTTCTCCCGCCGCCTTTTTGAAGCGCTGGCCGATGAGCATATCAACGTGATCCTGATCACCCAGGGATCTTCAGAACATTCCATCTGTGTGGGCATTGAAGAAGGACTGGCCGCCAGCGCCAAACAGGTAGTGGACCAGGCCTTTGAGGTAGAACTCCGCGCCGGAAAGGTAGATCCGCTGGTAGTGGAAAAAGAACTGGCCATTGTAGCCCTGGTGGGCGATAATATGAAGAGCCATCCCGGTGTTTCCGGTAAACTGTTCGGCGCCCTGGGCCGCAATGGCGTCAATGTGCGGGCTATTGCGCAGGGTTCTTCCGAAAGGAATATCTCGGCCGTTATTGCCGCCGCTGATGTGAAGAAAGCCATCAACGTGCTGCATGAAGAATTTTTTGAGACCAGCTACAAACAGGTCAACCTCTTCATTGCCGGTACCGGTAATGTAGGCAGCAAACTGCTGGCGCAATTGCAGCAGCAGCAGCTCTACCTGCTGGAAAATCTCCGCCTCCAGGTAAGGGTGGTGGGCATTGCCAACAGCAAAAAAATGCTGTTCCAGGAAGAAGGGATCGACCTGCGCAACTGGAAAGCGCTGCTGGATGCCGGCGAACCCAGTGACCTGTCCCGGTTTATTGAGACCATCCGCTCCCGTAACCTGCGCAATTCCGTATTTGCAGATGTCACTGCCAACGACAGCGTAGCCAAATGTTACGATCAGCTGCTCTCCAAAAGCATTTCTGTAGTGGCCTGTAACAAGATCGCCTGCTCTGCTTCCTATGCCTATTACCGTAAGCTCAAAGACCTGGCCCGTGAATACAATGCCGCCTTCCTTTTTGAGACCAATGTGGGCGCTGCGCTGCCGGTGATCGGTACGCTGAACGACCTGATGCGCAGCGGTGATAAAGTGACCCGCATAGAAGCAGTACTCAGCGGTACCCTCAATTTCGTTTTCAATAATTATAATGGCCAGGGCAAATTTGCCGATGTGGTCAGGCAGGCGCAGGAAGAAGGGTATACTGAGCCCGATCCGCGGCTGGATCTCAGCGGCACCGACGTCATGCGTAAGATCATGATCCTGACCCGTGAATCCGGTGAGCGCCTGGAAATGGAAGATATCGCCAATCATAGTTTTATGCCGGCCAGTTGCATGGAGGGCAGTGTGGCTGATTTTTATGAGGAAATGGCCCGCCAGGAAGCACATTTCAAAGCGATCTACGACGAGGCTGCCGCCGCCGGCAAAAAGCTCAAGTTTGTAGCCAGCTATGATAATGGCAAAGCCGCTGTTGGCTTGCAGCAGATAGATCCGCAGCATAACCTGTACCACCTCTATGGGAAGGACAACGTGGTATTGTTCTATACCACCCGTTATCCGGAGCAGCCATTGGTGATCAAAGGAGCGGGCGCCGGTGCAGAAGTAACGGCCTCGGGTGTGTTTGCAGATATATTGCGCGCCACTCATTAA